In Colwellia sp. M166, a genomic segment contains:
- a CDS encoding tetratricopeptide repeat protein, translating into MNTKIYKHVHALAKDLLQASVRKNQANFDEYYRELQQVCEDNEDTDKDHPVQWETLADFTDDLSLAITIYEKALVKAQAINSKDFLSSIAFAIASLQVELGDKESAINHLESAKINSNKIADKDLKAEIDDLLTALKNT; encoded by the coding sequence ATGAATACTAAGATATATAAACACGTACATGCTTTAGCTAAAGACTTATTGCAAGCTTCTGTTAGAAAAAACCAAGCTAATTTTGATGAGTACTACCGAGAGTTACAGCAAGTTTGCGAGGATAATGAAGATACTGATAAAGACCATCCCGTGCAATGGGAAACACTCGCTGACTTTACTGACGATTTAAGCTTAGCAATTACCATTTACGAAAAAGCCTTAGTAAAAGCCCAAGCAATTAACTCAAAAGACTTTCTTTCATCAATTGCGTTTGCCATAGCATCGCTACAAGTTGAATTAGGTGATAAAGAAAGTGCTATTAACCACTTAGAAAGCGCTAAAATCAACAGCAATAAAATTGCAGATAAAGATTTAAAAGCTGAAATAGATGATTTATTAACCGCATTAAAAAACACCTAA
- a CDS encoding helix-turn-helix transcriptional regulator: MKNKLKILRAERDWTQAQLADTLEVSRQTINAIEKGKFDPSLPLAFKVARLFKMPIEDIFQDEL, from the coding sequence ATGAAAAATAAACTTAAAATACTGCGCGCTGAAAGAGATTGGACACAAGCACAACTTGCAGATACATTAGAGGTTTCTCGTCAAACCATTAATGCTATCGAAAAAGGTAAATTCGACCCCAGTTTACCACTCGCTTTTAAAGTAGCAAGGTTATTCAAAATGCCTATCGAAGACATCTTTCAAGATGAACTTTAG